One Glycine soja cultivar W05 chromosome 2, ASM419377v2, whole genome shotgun sequence genomic region harbors:
- the LOC114378492 gene encoding uncharacterized protein LOC114378492 → MELSVVARDMEEVVLLVDDLRSLSGISRCRICHEEEFESSKTLEAPCACSGTVKFAHRDCIQTWCDEKGNTTCEICLQQYEPGYTAAPKKSQITDAAMTIRDSLQISRNEQEPLNTRIVGIVEGNNYSECTYAADRTAACCRSLALAFTLILLVRHLFALLTDGMEDYPFTILTVFLLRASGIIIPMYIIIKAIGAIHDNIKRHHHEDSDDDSSISDGDDEENETPNDEILRHSQS, encoded by the exons ATGGAGCTCTCCGTGGTTGCAAGAGACATGGAAGAAGTTGTATTGCTGGTTGATGATTTGAGATCACTTTCTGGGATTTCTCGCTGTAGAATATGTCATGAAGAAGAATTTGAGAGCTCCAAAACCTTGGAAGCTCCTTGTGCTTGTTCTGGGACAGTTAAG TTTGCTCACAGAGATTGCATTCAGACATGGTGCGATGAGAAAGGAAATACAACTTGTGAAATATGTCTCCAG CAATATGAACCTGGATATACAGCAGCCCCAAAGAAATCGCAAATAACTGATGCAGCAATGACCATTAG GGATAGCCTGCAAATTTCAAGGAATGAACAAGAACCGTTAAACACAAGAATAGTGGGTATCGTTGAAGGAAACAATTACTCTGAATGCACGTATGCTGCAGATAGGACCGCGGCTTGTTGTCGATCCCTGGCTTTAGCT TTTACACTCATCTTGCTTGTAAGACATCTTTTTGCACTCCTTACAGATGGAATGGAAGATTATCCATTTACAATTCTTACG gTCTTTTTACTAAGGGCCAGTGGAATTATTATACCCATGTACATAATTATTAAGGCGATCGGAGCTATTCATGACAATATTAAGCGTCACCATCATgag GATTCTGACGATGACTCATCGATATCTGATGGAGATGATGAAGAAAATGAGACACCAAATGATGAAATTTTAAGACATTCACAATCATAG
- the LOC114378504 gene encoding universal stress protein PHOS32-like, whose translation MEKKERKIMVAVDESQESMYALSCCITNLISQTNKLLLLYVRPPSAFYSLDAAGYHFSSDVVDAMEKYSMHLANSVMERAEAVCRDLNATNINVERVIGVGHAKNVICSAVKKLEADTLVMGTHGYGFIKRALLGSVSDHCAKHAKCPVVIVKQP comes from the exons atggaaaagaaagagagaaagatcaTGGTGGCTGTGGATGAGAGCCAAGAGAGCATGTATGCACTCTCCTGCTGCATCACCAATCTCATCTCCCAAACCAACAAGCTTCTTTTGCTTTATGTCAGGCCACCTTCTGCTTTCTACTCCTTGGATGCCGCAG GGTATCACTTTTCCTCTGATGTTGTTGATGCCATGGAAAAGTACAGTATGCACTTGGCTAATTCCGTCATGGAAAGAGCTGAAGCTGTTTGCAGAGACTTGAACGCTACTAAT ATCAATGTGGAGAGAGTGATTGGTGTAGGACATGCCAAGAATGTAATATGTAGTGCTGTGAAGAAACTAGAGGCTGACACCTTGGTCATGGGAACTCATGGCTATGGATTCATTAAGAG GGCCCTCCTTGGAAGTGTCAGTGATCACTGTGCCAAACATGCAAAGTGTCCTGTTGTAATCGTGAAGCAGCCATAA
- the LOC114378513 gene encoding uncharacterized protein LOC114378513, whose translation MGNQVSEVRGKIVMWDGSVQEIEQPLTVAELMLEHPEQVVVELHSAVKQKRATPLPADNKLETNKVYLMLPIKRGKPVGLSGEDTRRILLILNSALHHSKFVPWLTRLCQNTTTIVEPQRKEITKQEQESCQLFFPEILEGRPEYLNRQVSGKGWKPTLDTIKENNIDRKLTHWLFLKTF comes from the coding sequence ATGGGAAACCAAGTCTCAGAAGTGAGGGGCAAAATAGTAATGTGGGATGGTTCGGTGCAGGAAATAGAGCAACCTTTGACAGTGGCAGAGTTGATGCTGGAGCACCCAGAGCAAGTTGTGGTTGAGTTGCATTCAGCAGTGAAGCAGAAAAGGGCAACACCATTGCCAGCAGATAACAAGTTAGAGACAAACAAGGTGTATCTGATGCTTCCCATTAAGCGAGGGAAGCCCGTTGGATTAAGCGGGGAAGACACTCGGCGCATTCTCTTGATCCTTAATTCTGCTCTGCACCACTCCAAGTTTGTTCCCTGGCTCACGCGTCTGTGCCAGAACACTACTACAATTGTCGAACCTCAGAGAAAGGAAATAACAAAACAAGAACAAGAGAGCTGCCAGTTGTTTTTCCCGGAAATCTTGGAAGGGAGGCCTGAATATTTGAATAGGCAGGTTTCAGGGAAAGGGTGGAAGCCTACTCTGGACACCATTAAGGAGAATAATATTGACAGAAAACTCACTCACTGGTTGTTCCTCAAGACCTTTTAG
- the LOC114378522 gene encoding probable beta-D-xylosidase 2 produces MGSIFSPLTTIFLLLLLVLWGGEARDPFACDPKNTATKNLPFCKASLATGARVKDLIGRLTLQEKVNLLVNNAAAVPRLGIKGYEWWSEALHGVSNVGPGTKFGGQFPAATSFPQVITTAASFNASLWEAIGRVASDEARAMYNGGTAGLTYWSPNVNIFRDPRWGRGQETPGEDPILAGKYAASYVRGLQGTDGNRLKVAASCKHFTAYDLDNWNGVDRFHFNAQVSKQDIEDTFNVPFRMCVKEGKVASVMCSYNQVNGVPTCADPILLKRTVRGQWGLNGYIVSDCDSVGVFYNSQHYTSTPEEAAADAIKAGLDLDCGPFLGQHTQNAVKKGLISEADVNGALLNTLTVQMRLGMYDGEPSSHPYNNLGPRDVCTQSHQELALEAARQGIVLLKNKGPSLPLSTRRGRTVAVIGPNSNVTFTMIGNYAGIACGYTSPLQGIGTYTKTIYEHGCANVACTDDKQFGRAINAAQQADATVLVMGLDQSIEAETVDRASLLLPGHQQDLVSKVAAASKGPTILVIMSGGPVDITFAKNDPRIQGILWAGYPGQAGGAAIADILFGTSNPGGKLPMTWYPQGYIKNLPMTNMAMRASRSKGYPGRTYRFYNGPVVYPFGYGLSYTHFVHTLTSAPKLVSIPVDGHRHGNSSNIANKAIKVTHARCGKLSINLHVDVKNVGSKDGIHTLLVFSAPPAGNGHWAPHKQLVAFEKVHIPAKAQQRVRVKIHVCKLLSVVDRSGTRRIPMGLHSLHIGDVKHSVSLQAETLGIIKS; encoded by the exons aTGGGTTCCATCTTTTCACCCTTAACCACTATCTTCCTCCTACTCCTACTCGTACTTTGGGGTGGCGAGGCACGTGACCCTTTTGCTTGTGACCCTAAGAACACCGCCACAAAAAACTTACCATTTTGCAAGGCTTCGTTGGCAACAGGGGCAAGGGTGAAGGACCTCATTGGAAGGTTGACACTGCAAGAAAAAGTTAACTTGCTAGTGAACAATGCCGCGGCAGTGCCACGGCTTGGTATCAAAGGGTATGAGTGGTGGTCGGAGGCACTACATGGGGTCTCAAATGTGGGCCCCGGAACCAAGTTCGGTGGCCAGTTCCCTGCCGCCACTAGCTTCCCTCAAGTCATCACCACCGctgcttctttcaatgcttctCTGTGGGAAGCAATCGGGCGG GTTGCCTCGGACGAAGCAAGAGCAATGTACAATGGTGGAACGGCTGGGCTGACATACTGGAGCCCAAACGTGAACATCTTTAGGGACCCACGGTGGGGCCGCGGACAGGAGACTCCCGGTGAGGACCCAATACTAGCCGGTAAATATGCAGCCAGTTACGTGAGGGGGCTTCAGGGAACTGACGGTAACCGGTTAAAGGTCGCTGCCTCTTGCAAACACTTTACGGCTTATGACCTTGATAATTGGAACGGTGTGGATCGCTTTCACTTTAATGCACAG GTTAGCAAGCAGGACATTGAGGACACGTTCAATGTGCCATTCAGAATGTGCGTGAAGGAAGGCAAAGTGGCGAGTGTGATGTGTTCTTACAATCAGGTTAACGGGGTTCCCACCTGTGCGGACCCCATCCTCCTAAAGAGAACAGTTCGTGGCCAATGGGGTCTTAATGG GTACATTGTATCAGACTGTGACTCTGTTGGGGTGTTTTACAATAGCCAACATTACACATCTACCCCAGAAGAAGCTGCTGCCGATGCCATTAAAGCTG GTTTGGATTTGGATTGTGGGCCTTTTCTGGGACAACATACGCAGAATGCTGTGAAGAAAGGCCTCATAAGCGAAGCTGATGTGAATGGGGCTTTATTGAACACATTAACAGTCCAAATGAGGTTAGGGATGTATGATGGTGAGCCATCAAGTCATCCATATAACAACCTTGGTCCAAGAGATGTGTGCACCCAAAGTCACCAAGAGCTTGCCCTTGAAGCCGCAAGACAAGGGATTGTGCTTCTTAAAAACAAAGGTCCTTCTTTGCCTCTCTCCACTAGGCGTGGCCGCACTGTAGCTGTTATTGGGCCCAATTCTAATGTCACTTTCACAATGATTGGCAACTATGCTG GTATTGCTTGTGGATACACTAGTCCCTTACAAGGAATAGGGACATACACCAAGACAATTTATGAGCATGGTTGTGCAAATGTGGCTTGTACTGATGACAAGCAATTCGGGAGAGCCATAAATGCAGCCCAACAAGCAGATGCAACTGTGCTAGTGATGGGCCTAGATCAGTCCATTGAGGCTGAAACTGTGGACAGGGCTAGCCTGCTTCTTCCTGGACATCAGCAAGACCTTGTGTCCAAAGTAGCAGCTGCCTCCAAGGGCCCAACAATTTTGGTCATTATGTCTGGTGGGCCTGTGGATATAACATTTGCGAAGAATGATCCTCGAATCCAAGGAATCTTGTGGGCCGGTTATCCCGGTCAAGCTGGTGGTGCCGCTATAGCAGATATCTTGTTTGGAACATCTAACCCCG GAGGCAAGTTGCCTATGACATGGTACCCACAAGGGTACATTAAAAACTTGCCAATGACAAATATGGCAATGAGAGCAAGCCGAAGCAAAGGGTACCCTGGAAGAACCTACCGATTTTACAATGGCCCAGTGGTGTATCCATTTGGTTACGGATTGTCTTACACGCACTTTGTTCATACATTAACTAGTGCACCCAAATTGGTCTCAATTCCCGTGGATGGGCACCGCCACGGCAACAGCTCCAACATCGCGAACAAGGCAATTAAAGTGACACATGCACGATGTGGCAAGCTTTCCATTAACCTTCACGTGGACGTTAAAAATGTTGGCTCCAAAGATGGCATTCACACGTTGTTGGTGTTCTCAGCCCCACCTGCGGGTAATGGCCATTGGGCTCCACACAAGCAATTAGTGGCTTTTGAGAAAGTCCATATTCCCGCCAAGGCCCAACAACGGGTGAGAGTCAAAATTCATGTTTGTAAGCTCTTGAGCGTGGTTGACCGGTCTGGGACTAGGAGAATTCCAATGGGTTTGCACAGTCTTCACATTGGTGATGTTAAACACTCCGTGTCACTTCAGGCAGAAACACTTGGAATTATCAAGTCCTAA